In one Palaemon carinicauda isolate YSFRI2023 chromosome 25, ASM3689809v2, whole genome shotgun sequence genomic region, the following are encoded:
- the LOC137619058 gene encoding zinc finger protein SNAI2-like — protein MNQIHFQDIIEDKDNLLFPVTRLSTRTKDLSRSKSDSLPFFASIPPSVHTSTPVSSLEAKGKKKLKSQKSFLFEKRNSPSPPSSGDESHVHKSRRRMVDENTVFSCLTCFKKFDNVGDLQRHTKTHKMYPCAFCGAEFVDQGALRMHLFSHPVGKELSQQLS, from the coding sequence ATGAATCAGATCCATTTCCAAGACATCATTGAGGACAAAGATAACTTATTATTTCCAGTAACTCGTCTATCCACCAGAACCAAAGACCTTTCTCGATCCAAATCTGACTCTCTGCCGTTCTTCGCTTCGATTCCTCCCTCGGTCCATACTTCGACCCCTGTCTCTTCCCTAGAAGCAAAGGGGAAGAAGAAGTTGAAGTCACAGAAATCTTTCTTATTTGAAAAGCGAAATTCCCCCTCCCCTCCATCGTCTGGGGACGAAAGCCACGTCCACAAATCACGACGTAGAATGGTTGACGAGAACACCGTCTTTTCGTGTCTAACATGCTTCAAGAAGTTCGACAACGTGGGTGACCTTCAGAGGCACACGAAGACCCATAAAATGTACCCGTGTGCCTTTTGTGGGGCAGAGTTCGTAGACCAAGGAGCTCTCAGGATGCACCTCTTCAGTCATCCGGTGGGAAAAGAATTGTCTCAACAGTTGTCCTGA